One genomic window of Ziziphus jujuba cultivar Dongzao chromosome 4, ASM3175591v1 includes the following:
- the LOC112491265 gene encoding putative disease resistance RPP13-like protein 3 translates to MADIVAPVVLDSLINLITDEANLLSGAKDQVDLLQNDLRVMNAFLKDASGKQHSNHVVKEIVDQINNVALEAEDVIDTHMADKIMKQRRESPVRKLLRLPSHMKTLHDVATKTARIKSKISNIYANIATYGIGRAESSGGGGGSAAAEAGQRLRKMRRKVEENDVVGLVHDTQKLVSQLTDCTKNLKRDVISIVGMGGLGKTTLAKKIYNNTHVKNHFGCCAWVSVSQEYKSRNLLLDILKCLKVAKFDEIYKMDDEVLEMKLVNYLKGKRYFVVLDDIWDTDVWEEIREFFPDDLNGSRILITSRRKEVALHASPTMDPYFLPFLNDDESWELLCKKVFRGEECPFYLESLGKELAKHCKGLPLSIVVLGGILAKKEKLTQIWSKFIGCVNSYLTDERTIPYLENLALSYDDLSLKLKPCFLYLGMFPEDYEIEARELMRLWISERFVHQIGNRKVDDVAEDYLDELIDRSLIQVARWGSDGSVETCRIHDLLRDFCIKVSGQEKLFDVYSESNNLSSPLKARRLSVNYDSIGYIISQSACDTPSARSLLAFCQGGDVVEKQWEWICNGFKFLRVLRLFDVHRTSLIPQEIEKLIFLRYLSITSFYTANVFPVTKFQITYAAFHI, encoded by the coding sequence ATGGCCGACATTGTGGCTCCCGTTGTCTTGGACAGCTTGATCAACCTGATCACAGATGAAGCAAATTTGCTTTCTGGAGCGAAAGATCAAGTCGATTTACTTCAAAACGATCTCAGAGTCATGAATGCCTTCCTCAAAGATGCTTCAGGGAAGCAGCACAGTAATCATGTTGTAAAAGAGATAGTAGACCAAATCAACAATGTTGCTCTTGAAGCTGAGGATGTTATAGACACACACATGGCTGATAAGATCATGAAGCAAAGAAGAGAGAGCCCAGTGAGGAAATTGCTTCGTTTGCCCAGCCACATGAAAACACTTCATGATGTCGCAACTAAAACGGCACGCATCAAGAGCAaaataagtaatatttatgcTAATATAGCAACATACGGCATCGGCCGAGCCGAATcaagtggtggtggtggtggtagtgCTGCGGCAGAGGCAGGACAACGACTTCGAAAGATGAGGAGAAAAGTTGAGGAGAATGATGTGGTAGGCCTCGTCCATGACACACAAAAACTGGTAAGCCAGCTCACTGATTGCACAAAGAATTTAAAACGTGATGTCATTTCGATAGTTGGCATGGGTGGTTTGGGGAAAACCACTCTTGCCAAAAAAATCTATAACAATACCCATGTCAAGAACCATTTTGGTTGTTGTGCGTGGGTTAGTGTATCTCAAGAATACAAATCTAGAAATTTACTTCTTGATATATTGAAGTGTCTTAAAgttgcaaaatttgatgaaatatacaaaatggatGATGAAGTGCTTGAAATGAAGCTGGTTAACTACCTCAAGGGAAAGAGGTACTTTGTTGTCTTGGATGACATTTGGGATACTGATGTATGGGAGGAGATAAGAGAATTTTTTCCTGATGATTTAAATGGAAGTAGAATACTAATCACCTCTCGTCGAAAAGAAGTGGCTTTACATGCTAGCCCAACTATGGATCCTTATTTCCTACCATTTCTTAATGATGATGAAAGTTGGGAACTCTTATGCAAAAAGGTGTTCCGAGGAGAAGAATGCCCATTCTATCTGGAATCCCTAGGGAAGGAACTTGCAAAACATTGTAAAGGATTGCCCCTTTCCATTGTTGTATTAGGAGGAATTCTAGCAAAAAAAGAGAAGTTAACTCAAATATGGTCCAAATTTATTGGTTGTGTCAACTCGTATCTAACGGATGAGAGGACCATACCATACTTAGAAAATCTAGCATTGAGTTATGATGACTTGTCACTCAAGTTGAAACCATGCTTTCTATATTTGGGTATGTTTCCAGAAGACTATGAGATTGAAGCACGAGAATTAATGAGATTGTGGATATCTGAGAGATTTGTACACCAAATTGGGAATAGAAAGGTGGATGATGTAGCAGAAGATTACTTAGATGAGCTCATTGATCGAAGCTTGATCCAAGTGGCAAGATGGGGAAGTGATGGAAGTGTAGAAACATGCCGTATCCATGATCTCCTTAGAGACTTTTGCATTAAAGTTAGTGGCCAAGAGAAGTTGTTTGATGTTTATTCAGAATCCAATAACCTTTCATCCCCACTAAAAGCTCGAAGGCTTTCGGTCAATTACGACTCTATTGGATATATAATTTCCCAGAGTGCTTGTGATACACCATCCGCTCGTTCATTGCTTGCCTTTTGCCAAGGTGGTGATGTTGTGGAAAAACAGTGGGAATGGATTTGCAATGGCTTCAAGTTTCTCCGGGTATTGAGGCTTTTCGATGTACATCGAACAAGTTTAATTCCACAAGAAATAGAGAAACTGATCTTTCTCAGATATTTGAGCATAACCAGCTTTTACACTGCCAATGTTTTCCCGGTGACGAAGTTCCAGATTACATATGCAGCCTTCCATATCTAG